In Pleurocapsa sp. PCC 7319, the following are encoded in one genomic region:
- a CDS encoding peroxiredoxin: MIDTVPSVVFKTRVRDESVEGPNPFRWQDMTTEDIFKGKKVVLFSLPGAFTPTCSSTHLPGYEKHYEEFKSLGVDEIVCLSVNDAFVMFQWGKQQGVENVFLLPDGNGEFTRKMGMLVDKNNLGFGMRSWRYSMFVNDMKIEKMFVEPDFGDNCPTDPFEVSDADTMLAYLKEAK; encoded by the coding sequence ATGATTGATACAGTACCAAGCGTAGTATTCAAAACCAGAGTGCGTGACGAATCTGTTGAAGGACCCAATCCTTTTCGTTGGCAGGATATGACTACAGAAGATATTTTTAAAGGTAAAAAAGTAGTCTTATTTTCTCTTCCTGGTGCATTCACTCCTACTTGTTCTTCCACTCATTTACCCGGATATGAGAAACACTACGAAGAATTTAAGTCTCTAGGTGTAGATGAAATTGTTTGTTTATCAGTTAACGATGCTTTTGTCATGTTCCAGTGGGGTAAGCAGCAAGGAGTCGAAAACGTATTCTTGCTTCCTGATGGTAATGGTGAATTTACGCGCAAGATGGGAATGTTAGTAGACAAAAATAATTTAGGATTTGGGATGCGTTCCTGGCGTTATTCGATGTTTGTCAACGACATGAAGATCGAAAAAATGTTTGTCGAACCAGATTTTGGTGATAACTGTCCTACCGATCCTTTTGAAGTATCCGATGCCGATACCATGTTGGCATATCTCAAAGAAGCCAAATAA